Proteins found in one Massilia sp. H6 genomic segment:
- a CDS encoding ABC-three component system middle component 5, with the protein MLIYDPALDPYHTAVRILAIAISATARGAELTVDAARITDYFLTYPYKMANFKFPAEFKPLRAAVKETENPYRHANGNRAVFERMRPIFFAALSGLVASNIIQDVALQKGTIELTKLPIPNELASAAQRFHVRQTAIGKFLLSDFLAIPATGENGLKHRSNLIEHRYDIA; encoded by the coding sequence ATGCTGATCTATGATCCGGCCTTGGACCCTTACCACACGGCCGTCAGGATATTGGCGATCGCGATATCGGCGACTGCGCGTGGAGCAGAGCTAACGGTCGACGCCGCCCGGATTACAGACTACTTCTTAACCTACCCGTATAAAATGGCCAACTTCAAGTTCCCGGCGGAGTTCAAGCCCTTACGCGCGGCAGTGAAGGAGACCGAAAACCCTTATCGACACGCCAACGGTAATCGCGCTGTGTTCGAACGCATGCGCCCAATCTTTTTTGCGGCACTTAGTGGACTTGTCGCGTCCAACATTATTCAAGATGTGGCGCTTCAAAAAGGGACCATTGAACTCACAAAACTCCCCATCCCCAACGAGCTAGCGTCGGCCGCCCAACGCTTTCATGTACGGCAAACGGCGATTGGAAAATTCCTGCTTTCGGACTTTCTCGCAATTCCAGCCACGGGTGAAAACGGACTCAAACATCGCTCCAACCTTATAGAACACCGATATGACATTGCTTAA
- a CDS encoding AAA family ATPase — MTLLKPTILVNRLVVIKDGRSVMDIPFHAGLNIITGENSSGKTTAIRFIAYALGSEGISFNQIAQFCDEIYLEVTVNNAVVTLRRGVSTQLMRPLSIFWGAMPNALGAGASLWQQFPFKRSEMKESFSQVLFRLLEMPELRGEGGSNITMHQLMRLIYSDQETPSSDLFRFDRFDRGITRAAVGDYLLGIDSTELYDLKLLESAADKDASAIRTSIKTIFSTFGNSGTNISLEFLDNQIQTLGSEILFLQSRLENIDSGAASKTSSSKEDNELRAKLTEAHRALSILKEKKGDLETEIADSELFLRELEERMFSLEESAAAESYLGTAVFSICPSCFTKLQVPEGNHSSCALCKSDVPEDSARSQLARMKNELALQLRESGIIRVQQLEELDKIILDIPAAQKRLKSLEVEFKRNQANWRSPDHILMQSISKEIGAKEQEIKNALELKKLADLLERLTDKLGEIEAKQEWIKGRIEAVTREQEGRRSSAYLSVANNLKAIIKDDLSRQDEFEFANSINIDFGANQLSIDGQREFSASSMVFLRHGFHLALLLSSLELPYFRYPRLLILDGVEDGGMEVERSYNFQKIIARRSRQSQVVHQIIMTTMSVCPELDTSEYIVGRKFTHEEKSIGIQAGPTLTGILPS; from the coding sequence ATGACATTGCTTAAGCCGACCATCCTCGTCAATCGTTTGGTGGTGATAAAAGACGGCCGGTCGGTTATGGACATTCCATTTCACGCCGGGCTCAACATAATCACTGGCGAAAATAGTTCGGGCAAGACCACTGCTATTCGATTTATCGCGTATGCGCTTGGCTCCGAAGGCATCAGCTTCAACCAAATCGCCCAATTTTGCGATGAAATTTACTTGGAAGTAACGGTCAACAATGCGGTAGTTACCTTGCGACGAGGTGTCAGTACCCAGCTCATGCGGCCGCTTTCAATATTTTGGGGGGCAATGCCAAATGCGCTAGGTGCGGGAGCCTCGCTATGGCAGCAGTTCCCTTTCAAACGAAGTGAAATGAAAGAGAGTTTTTCTCAGGTTCTGTTCCGGCTGCTCGAAATGCCCGAGCTCCGTGGCGAAGGTGGGTCGAATATCACAATGCACCAGCTTATGCGGCTGATCTATTCTGACCAAGAGACGCCCTCCTCTGACCTCTTTCGCTTCGACCGCTTCGACCGAGGCATCACTCGCGCAGCAGTTGGCGACTACTTGCTAGGGATTGACTCGACCGAGCTGTATGACCTTAAATTGCTTGAGTCCGCAGCGGACAAGGATGCATCCGCAATTCGCACCAGCATTAAAACAATATTTTCCACGTTTGGTAATTCGGGCACGAACATATCTCTGGAATTCTTAGACAACCAAATTCAGACACTGGGAAGCGAAATTTTATTCCTGCAATCCCGGCTTGAAAATATAGATAGCGGTGCAGCTTCTAAAACGTCGTCGTCGAAGGAAGATAACGAGCTGCGTGCGAAACTTACCGAGGCACACAGGGCACTTTCCATTCTGAAAGAAAAAAAGGGCGATCTCGAAACTGAGATCGCCGATTCAGAACTTTTTCTTCGAGAACTTGAAGAGAGAATGTTCAGCCTTGAAGAGTCTGCTGCTGCGGAGTCTTATCTTGGAACTGCGGTCTTTTCGATTTGCCCAAGTTGCTTCACAAAGCTTCAGGTCCCCGAGGGAAATCATTCGTCCTGCGCCCTCTGCAAATCCGATGTACCTGAGGATTCTGCACGCTCGCAATTGGCTCGAATGAAGAACGAGTTAGCCCTGCAATTGCGGGAGTCCGGGATTATCCGTGTCCAGCAACTAGAAGAGCTCGACAAGATTATCTTGGACATCCCTGCCGCGCAAAAACGGCTGAAGTCGCTGGAAGTGGAGTTCAAAAGAAATCAAGCTAATTGGCGCTCACCCGACCATATCCTGATGCAATCAATTTCTAAGGAGATCGGCGCTAAAGAGCAGGAGATTAAGAACGCACTGGAATTAAAGAAACTCGCTGATTTACTTGAAAGGCTCACCGACAAGCTTGGCGAAATCGAAGCCAAACAAGAATGGATTAAGGGGCGAATCGAAGCAGTCACCCGCGAACAGGAAGGTCGGCGTAGCTCGGCCTATCTCTCCGTCGCGAACAATTTGAAGGCGATTATCAAAGATGATCTTTCTCGCCAGGATGAGTTCGAGTTCGCTAATTCCATCAACATCGATTTTGGTGCGAATCAGTTGTCAATCGATGGGCAACGTGAGTTTTCAGCGAGTTCGATGGTGTTCCTTCGCCATGGCTTTCATCTGGCGCTTTTGTTGTCGTCGCTGGAACTGCCTTATTTCCGTTATCCTCGGTTGCTGATCCTCGACGGTGTCGAAGATGGCGGCATGGAAGTCGAGCGCAGCTACAACTTCCAAAAAATTATCGCCCGCCGTTCGCGGCAGTCGCAAGTCGTTCATCAGATCATCATGACAACAATGAGTGTATGCCCGGAGTTGGATACAAGCGAATACATCGTCGGCCGGAAGTTCACCCATGAAGAAAAATCGATCGGCATACAAGCAGGCCCCACGCTCACAGGCATTCTTCCATCTTGA
- a CDS encoding DCL family protein, which translates to MGRAISVNVNGQVFPKKGDLTAYIRSLVEKYAIGDFLTVEDCAFCLSLFESHPSYPEKISPGVDRIQVLAQEKGTVGFQIHKSDGTNDNISWTECVKNRK; encoded by the coding sequence ATGGGAAGAGCAATCAGCGTGAACGTAAATGGCCAGGTCTTCCCAAAGAAGGGCGACCTCACGGCTTACATTCGGTCGCTCGTTGAAAAATATGCAATCGGCGACTTCCTGACAGTTGAAGATTGCGCGTTCTGTCTTTCGCTTTTCGAAAGCCATCCGTCATATCCAGAGAAGATTTCTCCTGGAGTGGACAGAATCCAAGTGCTTGCCCAGGAGAAAGGCACTGTCGGTTTTCAAATCCATAAGAGTGACGGCACCAACGACAATATCAGTTGGACCGAGTGCGTCAAGAATCGCAAATAG
- the mnmE gene encoding tRNA uridine-5-carboxymethylaminomethyl(34) synthesis GTPase MnmE translates to MKLDTCPIAAIATAPGRGGIGVVRASGKSLAALIDALFPGLTLAPRHATYTSFKAANGEIIDQGLALHFKGPHSYTGEDVLELQGHGGPVVLQMLLARVLEAGSALGLRLAEPGEFTRRAFLNDKLDLAQAEAVADLIDASTEAAAKSASQSLSGVFSQVVHKLVDQTTNLRMLVEATLDFPEEEIDFLEKSNARGQLATIIDSLENVFRQAAQGALLREGLNVVLVGQPNVGKSSLLNALAGADVAIVTPIAGTTRDKVTETIQIEGIPLNIIDTAGIRTDEGIDVVERIGIERTWGEVGKADVILHLLDASRGPSAEDEAIVAAFPQGVPVVRIWNKIDLSGHQPSIDVARDAVHLYLSANEGLGIDLLRTELLRIAGWQQTGESLYLARERHLIALRAAREHLDLARQHAAQDDQSLDLFAEELRLAQEQLSSITGQFTPDDLLGVIFSRFCIGK, encoded by the coding sequence ATGAAACTCGACACCTGCCCCATCGCCGCCATCGCCACCGCCCCCGGCCGCGGCGGCATCGGCGTCGTGCGCGCCTCCGGCAAATCGCTGGCCGCCCTGATCGACGCCCTGTTCCCCGGCCTGACACTGGCGCCGCGCCACGCCACCTATACTTCCTTCAAGGCTGCCAATGGCGAGATCATCGACCAGGGCCTGGCGCTGCACTTCAAGGGACCGCATTCCTATACCGGCGAAGACGTCCTCGAGCTGCAGGGCCATGGCGGTCCGGTCGTGCTGCAGATGCTGCTGGCACGCGTGTTGGAGGCCGGCAGTGCGCTCGGGCTGCGGCTGGCCGAACCCGGCGAATTCACCCGCCGCGCTTTCTTGAACGACAAGCTCGACCTGGCCCAGGCCGAGGCAGTGGCCGACCTGATCGACGCCTCTACCGAGGCGGCAGCAAAATCGGCATCGCAGTCGCTGTCGGGCGTGTTTTCGCAGGTCGTGCACAAGCTGGTGGACCAGACCACCAACTTGCGCATGCTGGTCGAAGCTACGCTCGACTTTCCAGAAGAAGAGATCGACTTTCTGGAGAAATCGAATGCGCGCGGCCAGCTCGCCACCATCATCGACTCGCTGGAAAACGTGTTTCGCCAGGCGGCGCAAGGTGCGCTGCTGCGTGAAGGCCTGAACGTGGTGCTGGTGGGCCAGCCGAATGTCGGTAAATCGTCGCTGTTGAACGCGCTGGCGGGCGCCGACGTGGCGATCGTCACGCCGATTGCCGGCACCACGCGCGACAAGGTGACCGAGACCATCCAGATCGAAGGCATCCCGCTCAATATCATCGACACCGCCGGCATCCGTACCGACGAGGGGATCGATGTCGTCGAGCGCATCGGCATCGAGCGCACCTGGGGAGAAGTCGGCAAGGCAGACGTGATCCTGCACCTGCTCGACGCCAGCCGCGGCCCGAGCGCCGAAGACGAAGCCATCGTCGCCGCTTTCCCGCAAGGCGTGCCGGTGGTGCGCATCTGGAACAAGATCGACCTGTCGGGCCACCAGCCGTCGATCGACGTGGCGCGTGACGCCGTGCACCTGTATCTGTCGGCCAACGAAGGGCTGGGCATCGACCTGCTGCGCACCGAACTGCTGCGCATCGCCGGCTGGCAGCAGACCGGCGAATCGCTCTACCTGGCGCGCGAACGCCACCTGATCGCCCTGCGCGCGGCGCGCGAACACCTCGACCTGGCGCGCCAGCATGCGGCGCAAGACGACCAGTCGCTCGACCTGTTCGCCGAAGAACTGCGCCTGGCGCAGGAGCAGTTATCGAGCATCACCGGCCAGTTCACGCCGGACGATCTGCTGGGGGTGATCTTTAGCCGATTCTGTATCGGAAAATAG
- the yidC gene encoding membrane protein insertase YidC: MELNKRTVLWIVFAISLIVLWNNWMVANGKQSLFSTAPPVAQVAPQQAKPNDVPAAAATGSVAAAPGAIPASPVAPATERVTITTDVVKVDIDTLGGVIKRLELLKFADDTDKTKNKVLFNVGGTNTYLAQTGLIGTSAAGVLPNHQTPFVVRPGARTLGNNGTVQLVMDAEQGGVRLTKTFTFRKGDYTIGVRHDVTNLSGAPVQPSLYLQLQHDGNKPANDSWFMSSYTGPTMYTDADKYQKLLFEDIEDGSVQHSTKADNGWIALSQHFFVSAFIPADKAPRDIFTKKIATNLYAIGTVQPLGTVAPGATVSTDSRLYSGPQDEKTLETIAPGLELVKDYGVLTIIAKPIFWVMDHLYSLLGNWGWTIVALTVLIKLAFFPLSAAGYRSMAKMRVVTPKMQAIRERYKSDPQKMQQATMELYKTEKINPLGGCLPILVQMPVFFALYWVLQSSVEMRGAPWILWIQDLTQPDPLYILPVIYAVSMFITTKLNPQPADPVQAKMMLFMPLAFSVIFFFFPSGLVLYWVVNNILSIAQQWVITKKYENAPATK, translated from the coding sequence ATGGAACTCAATAAACGTACCGTCCTGTGGATCGTGTTCGCCATTTCCCTGATTGTTCTGTGGAACAACTGGATGGTGGCCAATGGCAAGCAGTCGCTGTTCTCGACCGCCCCGCCAGTCGCCCAAGTCGCGCCGCAGCAAGCCAAGCCGAACGACGTACCGGCCGCCGCCGCCACGGGCAGCGTTGCCGCTGCCCCGGGGGCGATCCCGGCCTCGCCGGTCGCGCCAGCGACCGAACGCGTCACCATCACCACCGACGTGGTGAAAGTCGATATCGACACCTTAGGGGGCGTCATCAAGCGTCTCGAGCTGCTCAAGTTCGCGGACGACACCGACAAGACCAAGAACAAGGTGCTGTTTAACGTGGGCGGCACCAACACCTACCTGGCGCAGACCGGTTTGATCGGCACCAGCGCGGCCGGCGTGCTGCCGAACCACCAGACCCCGTTCGTGGTGCGGCCTGGCGCGCGCACCCTGGGTAACAACGGCACCGTGCAGCTGGTGATGGATGCCGAGCAGGGCGGCGTGCGCTTGACCAAGACCTTCACCTTCCGCAAGGGCGACTACACCATCGGCGTGCGCCATGACGTGACCAACCTGTCGGGCGCACCGGTACAGCCGTCGCTCTACCTGCAGCTGCAGCACGATGGCAACAAGCCGGCCAACGATTCGTGGTTCATGTCGAGCTATACCGGCCCGACCATGTACACCGACGCCGACAAGTACCAGAAGCTGCTCTTCGAAGACATCGAAGACGGCAGCGTGCAGCACTCGACCAAGGCCGACAACGGCTGGATCGCACTCTCCCAGCACTTCTTCGTCTCGGCCTTCATCCCGGCCGACAAGGCGCCGCGCGACATCTTTACCAAGAAGATCGCGACCAACCTGTATGCGATCGGCACCGTCCAGCCACTGGGTACCGTAGCGCCGGGCGCCACGGTGTCGACCGACAGCCGCCTGTATTCGGGTCCACAGGACGAAAAAACCCTGGAAACCATCGCCCCCGGCCTGGAACTGGTCAAGGACTACGGCGTGCTGACCATCATCGCCAAGCCGATCTTCTGGGTCATGGACCATTTGTACTCGCTGCTGGGTAACTGGGGCTGGACCATCGTCGCGCTGACCGTCTTGATCAAGCTGGCCTTCTTCCCGCTGTCGGCCGCCGGCTACCGCAGCATGGCGAAAATGCGCGTGGTGACACCGAAGATGCAAGCCATCCGCGAGCGTTACAAGAGCGACCCGCAGAAGATGCAGCAGGCCACCATGGAGCTGTACAAGACCGAGAAGATCAACCCGCTAGGCGGCTGCCTGCCGATCCTGGTGCAGATGCCGGTATTCTTCGCCCTGTACTGGGTGCTGCAATCGTCGGTCGAAATGCGCGGCGCGCCGTGGATCCTGTGGATCCAGGACCTGACCCAGCCCGATCCGCTGTACATCCTGCCGGTGATCTACGCGGTGTCGATGTTCATCACCACCAAGCTGAACCCGCAACCGGCCGACCCGGTGCAGGCCAAGATGATGCTGTTCATGCCACTGGCATTCTCGGTGATCTTCTTCTTCTTCCCATCGGGACTGGTGCTGTACTGGGTGGTCAACAACATCCTGTCGATCGCGCAGCAGTGGGTGATTACCAAGAAGTACGAGAACGCGCCGGCTACCAAGTAA
- the yidD gene encoding membrane protein insertion efficiency factor YidD: MKTLLVCLLRGYQLLLSPMLGQRCRFYPTCSNYAIEALRVHGAARGSLLAARRVCRCHPWHEGGVDLVPPALAPAPGKSPPAARGCNHS; the protein is encoded by the coding sequence ATGAAGACGCTGCTGGTCTGCCTGCTGCGCGGCTACCAGCTGCTGCTGTCCCCGATGCTCGGGCAGCGATGCCGTTTCTACCCGACCTGCTCCAATTACGCGATCGAAGCGCTGCGCGTGCATGGCGCCGCACGCGGCTCGCTGCTGGCCGCGCGCCGCGTGTGCCGCTGCCACCCCTGGCACGAAGGCGGCGTCGACTTAGTGCCTCCAGCCTTAGCGCCGGCGCCAGGCAAATCCCCACCAGCCGCTCGCGGTTGTAACCACTCCTGA
- the rnpA gene encoding ribonuclease P protein component: MTGEGSHDFARVRRIVKTDEFSSVFRLRPAQKSAHFVLYTRPNSLPHARLGVVAAKRFAPRAVTRNTIKRITRELFRTSELQALDCIVRLARPVNTKAGPATTGALKAELRVELARLFASQRPRRSNPAPSSP, encoded by the coding sequence ATGACAGGCGAAGGTTCGCACGACTTCGCGCGCGTTCGGCGTATCGTTAAAACGGATGAGTTTTCATCCGTTTTTCGTTTGCGCCCGGCGCAAAAATCCGCGCATTTCGTGCTGTATACCCGTCCGAACAGCCTGCCGCATGCGCGGCTGGGCGTCGTTGCGGCCAAGCGGTTTGCGCCGCGCGCCGTTACCCGCAATACGATCAAGCGCATCACGCGCGAGCTGTTTCGCACCAGCGAACTGCAGGCCCTCGATTGCATCGTGCGCCTGGCGCGTCCGGTCAACACCAAGGCCGGGCCGGCCACGACCGGCGCCCTGAAGGCCGAACTGCGGGTCGAACTGGCACGCCTGTTCGCATCACAGCGCCCGCGCCGGTCCAACCCGGCGCCGTCGTCGCCATGA